One genomic region from Cyanobium usitatum str. Tous encodes:
- a CDS encoding ATP-binding cassette domain-containing protein, whose translation MGPLDAAAGSPDHTGRELRIEVQHLNHWFGEGETAKQVLYDINLTVHAGEIVILTGPSGSGKTTLLTMLGGLRAAQSGSLRVLGEELLEADNTTLTRLRRQAGFIFQAHNLLPYLTALENVRFGLEVSPVWLGQGRLAMDDCAAAMLGHVGLGERVHYYPEKLSGGQKQRVAIARALAPSPRLLLADEPTAALDKTSGRDVVDLFRQLADSHGAAIVMVTHDNKILDIADRVVNLEDGRLVASA comes from the coding sequence ATGGGGCCGCTGGACGCTGCAGCCGGCTCACCCGATCACACCGGGCGCGAGCTGCGGATCGAGGTGCAGCATCTGAACCACTGGTTCGGCGAGGGGGAAACCGCCAAGCAGGTGCTCTACGACATCAACCTGACCGTTCATGCCGGCGAGATCGTGATCCTCACCGGCCCCTCCGGCTCGGGCAAGACCACCCTGCTGACCATGCTCGGCGGCCTGCGGGCCGCCCAGAGCGGCAGCCTGCGGGTGCTGGGTGAAGAGCTGCTGGAGGCCGACAACACAACCCTGACCCGGCTGCGGCGCCAGGCCGGCTTCATCTTCCAGGCCCACAATCTGCTGCCCTACCTAACGGCCCTGGAGAACGTGCGCTTCGGCCTGGAGGTCAGCCCCGTCTGGCTGGGGCAAGGCCGGCTGGCGATGGATGACTGCGCCGCCGCCATGCTGGGCCACGTGGGACTGGGGGAACGGGTGCATTACTACCCCGAGAAACTCTCCGGCGGCCAGAAGCAGCGGGTGGCGATCGCCCGCGCCCTGGCCCCTAGCCCCCGATTGCTGCTGGCCGATGAACCCACCGCAGCCCTCGACAAGACCTCCGGTCGCGATGTGGTCGACCTGTTCCGCCAGCTGGCCGACAGCCACGGCGCCGCGATCGTGATGGTGACCCACGACAACAAGATCCTCGATATCGCGGACCGAGTGGTGAACCTGGAGGACGGCCGACTGGTGGCGAGCGCCTGA
- the devC gene encoding ABC transporter permease DevC, with product MNPFAALRRTPLAWRQTSHRPMRLLAAIAGVSFANVLVFFQLGLASGLYASQKRPLQRLNGELVMVSRRYTNLGEPLNLPRSRLMQALGVQGVEAVTPLYIGKTDWLNRDSREKKQALIFGLAPENPALRIPELEADRGKLLRPDGLFFDTLSKKAAGPVAQVVAKDGYYDTELRGKRAVVNGLFTMGLTFAADINLLTSASNFKTWFPDQSNDDIQLGVIQLHPGVSREQVQATLASFLDPSVRVLTLQQLEAVEVDHWRNNTSFGLIFNLGVLVGLIVGAIIVYQILYSDVSDHLPEYATMKAMGYSDRFVVGIIVQESVLLAALAFVPSLVLAIGLYAVLANSTSLLIAMTAQRAVAVFALTLTMAAGSGWLATGKLRRLDPADIF from the coding sequence ATGAACCCGTTCGCCGCGCTGCGCCGCACGCCCCTGGCCTGGCGGCAGACCAGCCATCGACCGATGCGGCTGCTGGCCGCGATCGCCGGTGTCAGCTTCGCCAACGTGCTGGTGTTCTTCCAGCTGGGGCTGGCCAGCGGGTTGTACGCCAGCCAGAAGCGGCCGCTGCAGCGCCTCAATGGCGAGCTGGTGATGGTGAGCCGCCGCTACACCAACCTGGGCGAACCGCTCAACCTGCCGCGCAGCCGCCTGATGCAGGCCCTGGGGGTGCAGGGGGTGGAAGCGGTGACACCGCTGTACATCGGCAAGACCGACTGGCTGAACCGCGACAGTCGCGAGAAAAAGCAGGCCCTGATTTTTGGTCTGGCGCCGGAGAATCCAGCCCTACGCATCCCCGAACTAGAGGCCGATCGCGGCAAGTTGCTGCGCCCCGATGGGCTCTTCTTCGACACCCTCTCCAAGAAGGCGGCCGGTCCAGTGGCCCAGGTGGTGGCCAAAGACGGCTACTACGACACCGAGCTGCGCGGCAAGCGGGCCGTGGTCAACGGCCTGTTCACCATGGGCCTCACCTTCGCCGCCGACATCAACCTGCTGACGTCGGCTAGCAACTTCAAGACCTGGTTCCCCGATCAGAGCAATGACGACATCCAGCTCGGCGTGATCCAGCTGCATCCGGGCGTCAGCCGAGAACAGGTGCAGGCCACCCTGGCGAGCTTTCTCGATCCATCGGTCAGGGTGCTGACCCTCCAGCAGCTGGAGGCGGTGGAGGTGGACCACTGGCGCAACAACACCTCCTTTGGTCTGATCTTCAACCTGGGGGTGCTGGTGGGCCTGATCGTCGGCGCAATCATCGTCTACCAGATTCTCTATTCCGACGTCAGTGATCACCTGCCGGAATACGCCACGATGAAGGCGATGGGCTACAGCGATCGCTTCGTCGTCGGCATCATCGTGCAGGAATCGGTGCTGCTGGCTGCCCTGGCCTTCGTGCCCAGCCTGGTGCTGGCGATCGGGCTCTATGCCGTACTGGCCAACTCCACCTCGCTGCTGATCGCCATGACCGCCCAGCGAGCCGTTGCGGTGTTCGCCCTGACCCTGACGATGGCGGCCGGATCGGGCTGGCTGGCCACCGGCAAGTTGCGGCGGCTCGATCCCGCCGACATCTTCTGA
- a CDS encoding efflux RND transporter periplasmic adaptor subunit: protein MPSPTGRKGGRGPWQLVAALLALVLLAGLGTRLWQQRQQKQVEARKAVPLLPRQVSALGRIEPLGGISQVSVPSSLSNDRVREILVKEGQEVRKGQPLAVLESIDTLESSVRKSEAEIRVAESKLAAQDSVIARYKADLGQASAEARRAEQLFAAGATSANRVEKLQADESSAKAQVAEAIATKATLVEDLRSSRASLDKDKTERAKATVLAPFSGTVFKVHARPGDKVGEDGLLEMGDSSRMGVIAEVYQSDRPMIALGQKASLSADGFKGRKVEGQVVEIAREVSRQTVFSGQAGENLDRRVLEVKIGLTPQESALASHLNYLQVNVLFSPLTAAQQADQKAARDRVLSGAP, encoded by the coding sequence ATGCCCAGTCCCACGGGTCGCAAGGGGGGGCGCGGACCCTGGCAGCTGGTGGCGGCCCTGCTCGCCCTGGTGCTGCTTGCCGGCCTCGGCACTCGCCTGTGGCAGCAACGCCAGCAGAAGCAGGTCGAAGCGCGGAAGGCCGTACCGCTGCTGCCCCGCCAGGTGTCCGCCCTGGGTCGGATCGAGCCCCTGGGCGGCATCAGCCAGGTGTCGGTGCCCAGTTCCCTGAGCAATGACCGGGTGCGGGAGATCCTGGTGAAGGAAGGCCAGGAGGTGCGTAAAGGCCAACCTCTGGCGGTGCTCGAAAGCATCGACACCCTGGAGAGCAGTGTGCGCAAATCCGAGGCGGAGATCCGCGTGGCCGAGAGCAAGCTGGCCGCCCAGGACAGCGTCATCGCCCGATACAAGGCCGACCTGGGCCAGGCCAGTGCCGAGGCACGCCGAGCCGAGCAACTGTTCGCCGCAGGGGCGACCAGCGCCAACCGGGTCGAAAAGCTGCAGGCTGACGAAAGCAGCGCCAAGGCCCAGGTGGCCGAAGCGATCGCCACCAAGGCAACCCTGGTGGAGGATCTGCGTTCCAGCCGGGCCTCCCTGGACAAGGACAAGACCGAACGGGCCAAGGCCACGGTGCTGGCGCCGTTCTCCGGCACCGTCTTCAAGGTGCATGCCCGCCCCGGCGACAAGGTTGGTGAGGATGGCCTGCTGGAAATGGGCGACAGCAGCCGCATGGGCGTGATCGCCGAGGTTTATCAGAGCGATCGGCCGATGATCGCCCTGGGTCAGAAGGCCAGCCTCAGTGCGGATGGTTTCAAGGGCCGCAAGGTGGAGGGCCAGGTGGTGGAGATTGCCCGGGAGGTCAGCCGTCAGACCGTGTTCAGTGGCCAGGCCGGCGAGAACCTGGACCGGCGAGTGCTGGAAGTGAAGATCGGCCTTACCCCGCAGGAGTCGGCCCTCGCCAGCCATCTGAACTACCTGCAGGTCAATGTGCTGTTCTCCCCGCTGACCGCGGCCCAGCAGGCTGACCAGAAGGCGGCCCGGGATCGCGTCCTGAGTGGCGCGCCATGA
- a CDS encoding TVP38/TMEM64 family protein, translating to MDGSALLDQLLPALRSPAGALAFVPLYALWVTLLLPGVWASMLAGALYGTWWGSLIVFVGACLGAEAAFLLGRTWLRNWARRRLAAVPKLLAIEQAVSREGLKLVLLTRLSPAFPFSLLNFAYGLSEVSLRDYSIGLIGILPGTILFCGLGALAGDVARFGDVLSGEADAGTWALRIGGLLATVASVWLVGRAAQRALQVKD from the coding sequence ATGGATGGATCGGCGCTGCTCGACCAGCTGCTGCCCGCCCTGCGCTCTCCTGCAGGTGCCCTGGCCTTTGTGCCCCTTTACGCCCTCTGGGTAACCCTGCTGCTGCCAGGGGTATGGGCTTCGATGCTGGCTGGCGCCCTGTATGGCACCTGGTGGGGCAGCCTGATTGTGTTTGTAGGGGCCTGCCTGGGGGCCGAGGCCGCTTTCCTGCTCGGCCGCACCTGGCTGCGCAATTGGGCGCGCCGGCGGCTGGCGGCGGTGCCGAAGCTGCTGGCGATCGAGCAGGCGGTGAGCCGGGAGGGCCTGAAGCTGGTGCTGCTCACCCGACTCTCGCCGGCCTTTCCCTTCTCCCTGCTCAACTTTGCCTATGGCCTCAGTGAGGTGAGCCTGCGCGACTACTCCATTGGCTTAATCGGCATCCTGCCCGGCACGATCCTGTTTTGCGGCCTGGGCGCCTTGGCCGGTGATGTGGCCCGCTTCGGCGATGTGCTCTCCGGCGAGGCCGATGCCGGCACCTGGGCCCTGCGCATAGGCGGCCTGCTGGCCACCGTCGCCAGCGTTTGGTTGGTGGGAAGGGCGGCGCAGCGGGCGCTTCAGGTTAAGGATTGA
- a CDS encoding choice-of-anchor I family protein yields the protein MAPAPKAKSSVNFEVPAAARKSESAVQIAAPAVAPAPAAAPASAPAAPALANRSYDRKDDRKDDRKDDRDDDRDDDRRGRGKPPAPANPLLGSLDLTPTGTSGEQFQTEISATVTTGGKLFVLSSGGGSTLQVTDATTASAPVLLDRVTYGGGYVSTSVASYGNLLAVALSPADYDTSGGKGLVRFYRVGVNATLTQIADVLVGYLPDGIAFNQTGTKLVIANEGQPAAGYTLDRPGSIGIIDIKGRTGRERFSYNDLGFAGITLPEGVRISGPAGTTQANDIEPEYVSILGKYAYVTLQENNAVAKVNLATNKIEKIFSLGTVDYSTQLVDLSDKDGGFKPLLGQAYEGLRMPDGIAAYRVKGKDYFITANEGDGREYFAIGADPDEDDPVYTDEERGSGNADRVKRLTDDATVGSEDRITTFGSRSITIFDGDTGTVLWDSGNTLQTIAFAAGVYSDARSDDKGVEPEGVVVAKVDGRTYAIVSLERGVSSMLAVFDVSDPTAGQFVTSTVIAGSISPEGLKVVDAKQSPTGRAQLIVSNEVSNTLNVFDLEALIAAPPVAGAGTFASTMIKDVEGGPTLEISNLLTNGEFTNGLNPGDSVYTAPGIFDGLGAYDNGDGTYTVLANSELGNTVGYSYLVDGVALTGARISKFIIDKDVDDDASNGYQSAMISGGIAYSEIYDVNGVEVTDATQINKGFSRFCSSSFEQADRFGAGRGFVDNIYLTGEESDEGLFWALDTESDAIWALPGLGRGGWETAVQVDTGSVNTVGVLLMDDNTAPIYLWVGEKATAEGVGFLERNGLAASSGNLYTWVPTDGSIGTDAGTSGVPDSADLNALALGATAAGSWELVGTGAQVAEWDEATLRTNANDLGALQLSRLEDASINPNDGQQVVFATTGNGDFGAADTFGNLITLDLSGAFDGNGLIAGDNSTGLEVIYDGDRQIADWDAANGVTKNGIIDADEQGAFGATIIRNPDNLTWSPDGSIYVQEDKSIPSAYFAQEESSIWKVSPTDTDPVTGQADAERWLQIDRSAVPTDYGQTDTKTTDFGNWESSGIIDVSDIYGEAAGSMFLSDVQAHSLTNGNIAGNGYLAQGGQLNLIQNPDLI from the coding sequence ATGGCTCCCGCCCCCAAGGCCAAATCCAGCGTCAATTTCGAAGTCCCGGCTGCTGCCCGCAAATCGGAGAGTGCCGTTCAAATAGCAGCACCTGCAGTCGCACCAGCACCTGCAGCCGCACCAGCATCAGCACCTGCGGCCCCGGCTCTGGCCAACCGCAGCTACGACCGTAAGGACGACCGCAAGGACGACCGCAAGGACGATCGCGATGACGACCGCGATGACGACCGGCGCGGCCGCGGCAAGCCCCCGGCTCCTGCTAATCCCCTGCTGGGTAGCCTCGACCTGACGCCCACCGGTACCTCGGGCGAGCAGTTCCAGACAGAGATCTCTGCCACCGTGACTACCGGCGGCAAGTTGTTTGTGCTCTCAAGTGGCGGCGGCAGCACCTTGCAGGTGACTGATGCCACCACCGCGTCGGCCCCGGTCTTGCTGGACCGAGTGACCTATGGCGGCGGCTACGTCTCCACATCCGTAGCCAGCTACGGCAACCTTCTGGCTGTGGCCCTGTCGCCGGCCGACTACGACACCAGCGGCGGCAAGGGCCTGGTGCGCTTCTATCGCGTTGGCGTCAACGCCACTCTCACCCAGATTGCCGATGTTTTGGTTGGCTATCTGCCCGATGGGATCGCCTTCAATCAAACCGGCACCAAGCTGGTGATTGCCAATGAAGGACAGCCTGCGGCTGGATACACCCTGGATCGCCCGGGCAGCATCGGCATCATCGATATCAAAGGTCGCACCGGCCGAGAGCGCTTCAGCTACAACGACCTCGGCTTTGCCGGCATCACCCTGCCTGAGGGAGTCCGTATCTCCGGTCCCGCTGGCACCACCCAGGCCAACGACATCGAGCCCGAATACGTCTCGATCCTGGGCAAGTACGCCTACGTGACCCTGCAAGAGAACAACGCCGTTGCGAAGGTCAACCTGGCTACCAACAAGATCGAGAAGATCTTCTCCCTGGGAACGGTTGACTACAGCACCCAGCTGGTGGATCTGAGCGACAAGGATGGTGGTTTTAAGCCACTGTTGGGCCAGGCCTATGAGGGCCTCAGGATGCCCGACGGCATCGCCGCCTACAGAGTCAAAGGCAAGGACTACTTCATCACCGCCAATGAGGGTGATGGCCGTGAGTATTTCGCCATCGGTGCTGATCCTGATGAGGATGATCCCGTCTACACCGATGAAGAGCGCGGTTCGGGCAATGCCGACCGAGTGAAGCGCCTGACAGATGACGCCACCGTTGGCAGTGAAGATCGCATCACCACCTTCGGCAGCCGCAGCATCACCATTTTCGATGGTGACACCGGCACCGTGCTTTGGGACAGCGGCAACACCCTGCAGACGATCGCTTTTGCCGCCGGTGTGTATAGCGACGCTCGCAGCGATGACAAGGGCGTGGAGCCCGAGGGCGTGGTGGTCGCCAAGGTGGACGGCCGCACCTACGCCATCGTCTCGCTGGAGCGGGGCGTCAGCTCGATGCTGGCCGTTTTCGACGTGAGCGATCCCACCGCCGGTCAGTTTGTGACCAGCACGGTGATCGCCGGCAGCATCTCCCCTGAAGGCCTGAAGGTGGTGGACGCCAAGCAGAGCCCCACGGGCCGCGCCCAGCTGATCGTGTCCAATGAGGTGTCCAACACCCTCAATGTGTTTGATCTCGAGGCCCTGATCGCCGCGCCTCCGGTGGCCGGCGCAGGCACCTTTGCCAGCACGATGATCAAGGACGTGGAGGGTGGGCCCACCCTGGAGATCAGCAACCTGCTCACTAATGGTGAATTCACCAACGGCCTCAATCCTGGCGATAGCGTTTACACTGCTCCCGGCATCTTTGACGGTCTCGGTGCTTACGACAATGGCGATGGCACCTACACCGTGCTCGCCAACAGTGAGCTTGGTAACACCGTTGGCTATAGCTACTTGGTGGATGGCGTGGCTCTGACTGGTGCCCGTATCAGCAAGTTCATCATCGACAAGGATGTAGATGATGACGCCTCCAATGGCTATCAGTCGGCCATGATCTCCGGCGGCATTGCCTATAGCGAGATCTATGACGTCAACGGAGTGGAGGTGACCGATGCAACCCAGATCAATAAGGGCTTCAGCCGCTTCTGCTCCTCCAGCTTCGAGCAGGCCGATCGCTTCGGCGCTGGCCGTGGCTTCGTGGATAACATTTATCTCACGGGTGAGGAGAGCGACGAAGGTCTGTTCTGGGCCCTAGACACCGAGAGTGATGCCATCTGGGCGCTGCCCGGCCTGGGCCGCGGCGGTTGGGAAACCGCCGTTCAGGTTGACACCGGCAGCGTCAACACGGTGGGAGTCCTGTTGATGGATGACAACACCGCCCCGATCTACCTGTGGGTGGGCGAGAAGGCGACTGCTGAAGGAGTTGGCTTCCTAGAGCGCAATGGTCTGGCTGCCAGCAGCGGAAATCTCTACACCTGGGTTCCCACCGATGGCAGCATCGGTACGGACGCTGGCACATCTGGGGTTCCCGATTCCGCCGACCTCAATGCCCTGGCCCTTGGGGCCACTGCCGCCGGCAGCTGGGAGCTGGTGGGCACGGGCGCCCAGGTGGCCGAATGGGATGAAGCCACCTTGCGTACCAATGCCAATGACCTTGGGGCGCTGCAACTCAGCCGCCTGGAGGATGCCTCGATCAATCCCAATGATGGTCAACAGGTGGTCTTCGCCACCACGGGCAATGGCGACTTCGGTGCTGCCGATACCTTTGGCAACCTGATCACTCTTGATCTCAGTGGCGCCTTTGACGGCAACGGCCTGATTGCCGGTGACAACAGCACCGGTCTGGAAGTGATCTACGACGGCGACCGTCAGATCGCCGATTGGGATGCTGCTAATGGTGTCACCAAGAACGGCATCATTGATGCTGATGAGCAGGGCGCCTTTGGTGCCACCATCATCCGCAACCCGGACAACCTCACCTGGTCGCCCGATGGCTCGATCTACGTGCAAGAAGACAAGTCTATCCCCTCAGCCTATTTCGCACAGGAGGAATCCTCGATCTGGAAGGTGAGTCCTACGGACACGGATCCAGTTACCGGTCAGGCTGATGCTGAGCGTTGGCTGCAGATCGATCGCAGCGCCGTGCCCACGGACTACGGCCAGACCGACACGAAGACAACTGATTTCGGCAACTGGGAATCGTCGGGCATCATCGATGTCTCCGACATCTACGGCGAAGCCGCCGGCAGCATGTTCCTCTCCGATGTCCAGGCACACAGCCTCACCAATGGCAACATTGCGGGCAATGGCTACCTCGCGCAGGGCGGTCAGCTCAACCTGATTCAGAACCCAGATTTGATCTGA
- a CDS encoding tellurite resistance TerB family protein, producing the protein MLLWLLGARRSRRRPRGGQPLAEQPPAEKSFAAPTSFDLGLWQPDRPINLLLEVDHLQVDGTTLRGEIRVKRYRLSQQGDQAILGAHCQLLKRFLDFNSQSLQRCLDLQSGEWIDDLPAFLEASHAASQQGQLDRLYQSHQDELTVLLYVGRADGVLQRREKELIAHYLAGRFTGGSLQVEEIARDLAWKPVPNRDDFRLAIQRLALLDASQKDQIVQLCRQLIEVKETLDGDEEASMAELISLLQP; encoded by the coding sequence TTGCTTTTGTGGCTACTGGGTGCTCGGCGTTCACGCCGCCGGCCCCGAGGCGGGCAACCTCTAGCCGAGCAACCCCCAGCTGAGAAAAGCTTTGCTGCGCCAACCTCCTTCGATTTAGGCCTATGGCAGCCCGATCGTCCGATCAACCTGCTGCTGGAGGTTGATCACCTGCAGGTGGACGGCACAACCTTGAGGGGCGAGATCCGCGTCAAGCGCTATCGCCTTAGCCAGCAGGGGGATCAGGCAATTCTGGGAGCCCACTGTCAGCTACTTAAGCGGTTCCTGGATTTTAATAGTCAGTCGCTGCAGCGCTGTTTAGATTTGCAGAGTGGTGAATGGATCGATGATCTGCCCGCCTTTCTTGAGGCCAGCCATGCGGCCAGTCAGCAGGGACAGCTTGATCGCCTATATCAAAGCCATCAAGATGAATTAACTGTTCTTTTATATGTGGGGCGTGCCGATGGGGTTTTGCAGCGGCGCGAAAAAGAATTAATTGCCCACTACCTGGCGGGCCGATTTACAGGTGGAAGCCTGCAAGTTGAAGAGATCGCCCGCGATCTGGCCTGGAAGCCTGTGCCAAATCGCGATGATTTCAGGCTTGCCATACAACGGCTTGCGCTGCTTGATGCTTCGCAAAAAGATCAGATCGTGCAGCTTTGCAGGCAGCTCATTGAGGTGAAGGAAACCCTCGATGGCGATGAGGAGGCATCTATGGCTGAACTGATCTCCCTGCTCCAGCCTTGA
- the ligA gene encoding NAD-dependent DNA ligase LigA, with the protein MSAAPTKQARAGELRRLLQRAAHAYYVLDAPEMEDSVYDRLYKELLELEAAHPELITPDSPSQRVGAIPAEGFSSVEHRIGLLSLDNAFNPGDLEAWYGRLLKVLDREPATPLEMVGELKIDGNALALSYEQGLLVQAATRGDGERGEQITANVRTIASVPLRLQLENPPAWVEVRGEALIPDDTFAAINAERAARGEALFANPRNACAGTLRQLDPKVVAARRLDFFAYTLHLPQDTPQGPSSQWQSLQWLQAAGFKVNPNAELLPNLAAVQAFFSAWDTGRRTLPYATDGVVVKLNDLRLQDAAGFTQKAPRWAIALKYAAEEAPSTLLRLACQVGRTGVVTPVAEFEPVPLAGTSVSRATLHNADRLAELDLHAGDTIVVRKAGEIIPEVVRVLSELRPAGAVRLELPQVCPECGSQLVREQGEAATRCVNSSCPAILRGALRHWVSKGGLDVDGLGAKLIEQLVDRGLVGSIADLYGLDGALLASLERMGTKSAHNLVVALAASKQQPWHRQLYGLGIHHVGEVNAKALAKAFPSAGELAAATTERPESITAVFGIGAEIAQSLQQWFATPANQLLLQDLERLGFSLAAGPEEPGAGSETPLTGQTFVLTGSLPSLSRSAAQALIEAAGGKVSGSVSKKTSYVVAGEEAGSKLSKAESLGVAVLDEAGLLELLKAGAGRSVQP; encoded by the coding sequence GTGAGCGCCGCTCCCACCAAACAGGCCCGCGCCGGCGAATTGCGGCGGCTACTGCAAAGGGCCGCCCACGCCTACTACGTGCTGGATGCTCCAGAAATGGAGGATTCGGTCTACGACCGGCTCTACAAAGAGCTGCTGGAGCTGGAAGCAGCCCACCCGGAGCTGATCACCCCAGACAGCCCTAGCCAGCGGGTGGGGGCCATTCCGGCTGAGGGGTTCAGCAGCGTGGAGCACCGCATCGGCCTGCTCAGCCTCGACAACGCCTTCAACCCGGGCGACTTGGAAGCCTGGTATGGCCGGCTGCTCAAGGTGCTCGATCGCGAGCCGGCCACCCCCCTAGAGATGGTCGGGGAGCTGAAGATCGACGGCAACGCCCTGGCCCTCAGCTACGAGCAGGGGCTGTTGGTGCAGGCCGCCACCCGGGGCGACGGCGAGCGGGGCGAACAGATCACCGCCAACGTGCGCACCATCGCCTCGGTGCCCCTACGGCTGCAGCTCGAGAACCCTCCTGCCTGGGTGGAGGTGCGCGGCGAAGCCCTGATCCCCGATGACACCTTTGCTGCCATCAACGCCGAGCGGGCGGCCCGCGGCGAGGCCCTGTTTGCCAACCCCCGCAACGCCTGCGCCGGCACCCTGCGCCAGCTGGATCCAAAAGTGGTGGCGGCGCGGCGGCTGGATTTCTTCGCCTACACCCTGCACCTGCCGCAAGACACGCCCCAGGGGCCCAGCAGCCAATGGCAAAGCCTGCAATGGCTGCAGGCCGCAGGCTTCAAGGTGAACCCCAATGCCGAGCTGCTGCCGAATCTGGCGGCGGTGCAGGCCTTCTTCAGCGCCTGGGACACGGGCCGCCGCACCCTGCCTTACGCCACCGACGGCGTAGTGGTGAAGCTCAACGACCTGCGTCTCCAGGACGCCGCCGGCTTCACCCAGAAGGCGCCCCGCTGGGCGATCGCCCTGAAATACGCCGCCGAGGAGGCGCCGAGCACCTTGCTGCGGCTGGCCTGCCAGGTGGGTCGCACCGGGGTGGTAACTCCCGTGGCCGAATTTGAGCCGGTGCCCCTGGCCGGCACCAGCGTAAGCCGGGCCACCCTGCACAACGCCGATCGCCTAGCTGAGCTGGATTTGCACGCCGGCGACACGATCGTGGTGCGCAAGGCCGGCGAGATCATCCCCGAGGTGGTGCGGGTGCTGAGCGAACTGCGCCCAGCGGGGGCCGTGCGGCTGGAGCTGCCCCAGGTATGCCCCGAGTGCGGCTCTCAGCTCGTGCGCGAGCAGGGCGAAGCGGCCACTCGCTGCGTTAACTCCAGCTGCCCGGCGATCCTGCGCGGCGCCCTGCGCCACTGGGTGAGCAAGGGGGGCCTGGATGTGGATGGCCTGGGAGCCAAGCTGATCGAGCAGCTGGTGGATAGGGGCCTGGTGGGCTCGATCGCCGACCTCTACGGCCTCGATGGGGCCCTGCTGGCCAGCCTGGAGCGCATGGGAACCAAGAGCGCCCACAACCTGGTGGTCGCCCTAGCCGCATCCAAACAGCAACCGTGGCACCGCCAGCTCTACGGCCTGGGCATCCACCACGTCGGCGAGGTCAACGCCAAAGCCCTAGCCAAGGCCTTCCCTAGTGCTGGTGAGCTGGCCGCCGCCACCACGGAGAGACCCGAGTCGATCACCGCCGTGTTCGGCATTGGCGCTGAAATCGCCCAATCGCTGCAGCAGTGGTTTGCCACCCCCGCCAACCAGCTGCTGCTGCAGGATCTGGAACGGCTTGGCTTCTCGCTGGCAGCCGGGCCCGAGGAGCCTGGAGCTGGTTCCGAGACGCCCCTAACCGGGCAGACTTTTGTGCTCACAGGCAGCCTGCCGTCTTTGAGCCGCAGCGCCGCCCAGGCCCTGATCGAGGCGGCCGGCGGCAAGGTGAGCGGCTCGGTGAGCAAGAAAACCAGCTACGTAGTGGCCGGCGAGGAAGCCGGCAGCAAGCTCAGCAAGGCCGAGAGCCTGGGGGTGGCGGTGCTGGATGAAGCGGGGCTGCTGGAGCTACTCAAGGCTGGAGCAGGGAGATCAGTTCAGCCATAG
- a CDS encoding SprT family zinc-dependent metalloprotease: MPLEPLLPLFHRLDREWFDGSLAPAGQRLVDLRWSDGRMRRTAGLYRRGRHADGRPLCEIVLSRPLLDPLPQEATLSTLCHEMIHAWVDRVVGVEEAHGPHFRARMAAINGSQAGFKVSIRHRYPVPVSTRAPRWLACCPNCGVSAPYRRRVQGLACRLCCDRLHGGRWHASCLLRFEQAA; this comes from the coding sequence ATGCCCCTTGAGCCTCTGCTGCCGCTATTTCACCGGCTCGACCGGGAATGGTTTGACGGCAGCCTGGCGCCCGCTGGTCAGCGCTTAGTGGATCTGCGCTGGAGTGACGGCCGCATGCGCCGAACCGCCGGGCTCTACCGGCGCGGACGCCATGCCGATGGCCGCCCCCTGTGCGAAATCGTGCTGTCGCGGCCTCTGCTTGATCCCCTGCCACAGGAAGCCACCCTCAGCACCCTCTGCCACGAAATGATCCACGCCTGGGTGGATCGGGTGGTGGGTGTCGAGGAGGCCCATGGCCCCCACTTCCGCGCCCGCATGGCCGCTATCAACGGCTCCCAGGCTGGCTTCAAGGTGAGCATCCGCCACCGCTATCCCGTGCCCGTCAGCACCAGGGCGCCCCGCTGGCTGGCCTGTTGCCCCAATTGCGGCGTCAGCGCCCCCTACCGCCGCCGGGTGCAGGGTTTGGCCTGCCGCCTCTGCTGCGACCGGCTGCACGGCGGCCGCTGGCACGCCAGTTGTCTGTTGCGATTTGAGCAGGCGGCCTAA
- a CDS encoding DUF1269 domain-containing protein → MGSLVVVGFPKAEEAEQVRRELVDIQRERLIALEDAVVVEHDSEGQVHLRQAINLTATGALGGGFWGTLVGLLFLNPLLGAAVGAGVGAASGSLSDIGINDGFMRELGETLPRGSAALCLLVREATPDRVIERLRAHAPHAKLLRSNLSHTDEDQLRELLERARLQAEALRLT, encoded by the coding sequence ATGGGCAGTCTGGTGGTGGTGGGCTTTCCGAAGGCGGAAGAAGCCGAGCAGGTGCGGCGCGAGCTGGTGGATATCCAGCGGGAGCGGCTGATCGCCCTCGAGGATGCGGTGGTGGTGGAGCACGACAGCGAGGGCCAGGTGCACCTGCGTCAGGCCATCAACCTCACCGCTACTGGCGCCCTAGGCGGGGGTTTCTGGGGCACCTTGGTGGGCCTGCTGTTTCTCAATCCCCTGTTGGGTGCTGCCGTGGGAGCCGGCGTGGGCGCAGCCTCGGGCTCCCTTTCCGACATCGGCATCAACGATGGCTTCATGCGCGAGCTGGGCGAGACCCTGCCCCGCGGCAGCGCGGCCCTGTGCCTGCTGGTGCGGGAAGCCACCCCAGATCGGGTGATTGAGCGCCTGCGCGCCCATGCTCCCCACGCCAAGTTGCTACGCAGCAACCTCAGCCATACGGACGAGGATCAGTTGCGGGAGCTGCTGGAGCGGGCGCGCCTGCAGGCAGAAGCCTTGCGTCTTACCTGA